The proteins below are encoded in one region of Coffea eugenioides isolate CCC68of unplaced genomic scaffold, Ceug_1.0 ScVebR1_2633;HRSCAF=3697, whole genome shotgun sequence:
- the LOC113757028 gene encoding uncharacterized protein LOC113757028, with protein sequence MPSEKLTSILAHPVPEEGREVEVFWMPTTSGKFSLQSAFGDVRQTRHKSMAFTYIWHPQIPWKVSFFMLRLFLRRLPLPDRLGKLGFQLPSKCFCCSSASVESIEHLFANGHIASVVWNYFGGLCGFRCPGSFLRPHIVGWWLRLHDSETRRLIDRILPSVLCWQIWKARNKAMFEGVQMQSSAICKNIFSEIQSMVGIHFKQELQLQSFHHLYDRSHVSVGRIAYKLVRWEIKETGRLILNTDGCSKETWALLIGLQTCKNRGFENIRVQSDSLLLVEIIQQRIQCPWEIRREIRQILKLLEDPAHLSHCYREANTVADALSNVGTSHPHQQVKIYDSFTMLPRVARGAIFLDKLGLPSVRKIRRL encoded by the exons ATGCCAAGCGAGAAACTTACTTCCATTTTGGCACACCCGGTACCAGAGGAAGGGAGGGAAGTTGAAGTCTTTTGGATGCCCACGACATCTGGTAAGTTCTCTCTCCAATCGGCTTTTGGGGACGTCAGGCAGACCCGACACAAGTCAATGGCTTTTACTTACATTTGGCATCCTCAGATTCCTTGGAAAGTCTCATTCTTCATGTTAAGATTGTTTCTGAGAAGACTACCATTACCAGATAGGTTAGGTAAGCTTGGCTTCCAACTTCCCTCAAAGTGTTTTTGCTGCTCCTCGGCATCTGTGGAGTCTATTGAGCACCTATTTGCCAACGGACATATTGCCTCGGTAGTTTGGAACTATTTTGGAGGCCTATGTGGATTCAGGTGTCCAGGATCTTTTTTGCGTCCTCACATCGTAGGATGGTGGCTACGTTTACATGACTCTGAGACACGACGACTTATCGACCGCATTCTACCTAGTGTACTTTGCTGGCAGATTtggaaagcaagaaataaagcaatgttTGAGGGTGTCCAGATGCAATCGTCTGCTATTTGTAAGAACATTTTCTCAGAAATACAGTCTATGGTGGGGATTCATTTCAAACAAGAACTTCAATTGCAGTCTTTTCATCATTTGTATGATCGATCGCATGTATCTGTCGGTAGAATTGCATATAAATTGGTTCGCTGGGAAATAAAGGAGACAGGGAGGTTGATACTCAACACGGATGGATGCTCTAAAG AGACTTGGGCCCTTCTTATTGGTCTTCAAACATGTAAAAATAGGGGCTTCGAAAATATAAGGGTTCAATCAGATTCATTGCTTTTAGTTGAGATCATTCAGCAGCGTATTCAATGTCCATGGGAGATTCGAAGGGAAATCAGACAGATTTTGAAGCTCTTGGAAGATCCTGCTCATTTATCACACTGTTATCGAGAGGCTAACACAGTTGCTGACGCTTTATCCAATGTCGGAACATCTCATCCCCACCAACAAGTCAAGATTTATGACAGCTTCACTATGCTCCCAAGGGTAGCTCGTGGGGCAATTTTTCTAGACAAGTTGGGTTTGCCCTCAGTTCGGAAAATTAGACGTCTGTAA